CAGCATCAAGATAATCCTTCACAACGTTGTATTCAGGCTATCTGATCTGCTGTCTATGCGAAATTAGACTAAGGTGGGGGAGAATTTAAATGGTTCAAAAATCTGCTTCAAGCCACCACTCTCCGACAAAGGTCTAAGAAAAAAGCCTCTTGACCCTTCTTAAGAGACATGACAGTTTTCTATCGCTATGTCGTTGGTGACATAACGCATTTTTATTTAAGCTGAAGGTCACAAATCAAATGATCCGTCTTTCAAAATTCCTTGTTGCTGGTGCGCTCCTGGCAATGACAAGTGTTAGCGCCTTGGCACAAAAGCCTTTTATCTCTGTTGCTTCGACAACTTCAACAGCCAACTCTGGCCTGTTTGATTATCTTTTGACAAAATTCACCGATGAAAGCGGCATTGAAGTCCGTGTGATTGCTGTTGGCACCGGCCAAGCCATCCGTTTGGCACGTAAAGGGGATGCTGATGTCCTGTTTGTCCATCACCGCCCTTCTGAAGAAAAGTTTGTCAAAGATGGTTTTGGCGATAAACGTTATGACGTCATGTATAATGATTTCGTCATTGTCGGTCCCAAATCCGACCCTGCCAAGGTGAAAGGCTGTGCCTCGCCCAATGAAGCCCTGGGCAAAATCAAATCTTCCGGTGCATCTTTCGCCTCACGCGGGGATGACAGTGGTACGCACAAGCGTGAACTTTCCCTTTGGAAAGCCGCTGGGGTAACACCAGATGGCACATGGTATCGTGCAACGGGGTCCGGCATGGGCGCAACATTGAATGTCGCAGCCGGTATGGGGGCTTATGCGTTATCTGATCGCGGAACATGGATCAGCTTTAAAAATAAAAAGGATATGGAAATTGTCTGCGAAGGCGATGCCTCCCTCTTTAACCCTTACGGTGTGATTGCCGTCA
This sequence is a window from Terasakiella sp. SH-1. Protein-coding genes within it:
- a CDS encoding substrate-binding domain-containing protein, producing the protein MIRLSKFLVAGALLAMTSVSALAQKPFISVASTTSTANSGLFDYLLTKFTDESGIEVRVIAVGTGQAIRLARKGDADVLFVHHRPSEEKFVKDGFGDKRYDVMYNDFVIVGPKSDPAKVKGCASPNEALGKIKSSGASFASRGDDSGTHKRELSLWKAAGVTPDGTWYRATGSGMGATLNVAAGMGAYALSDRGTWISFKNKKDMEIVCEGDASLFNPYGVIAVSKEKFDHIKEKEAKQFVHWLVSSKGQKLINDFRVNGQQLFIGNAK